The genome window CAAATAATCAATAGCAGCATGCGTAGCTTGTAGTGGATCGCGTCTTTCATCAACATATTTATCAACTTCTAGATTATGCAGTTTTGCGGTACTAGGAATAAATTGCCAAATTCCAGCTGCCTTAGCGCCAGAGGTAGCTCTATTTGATAGTTTAGATTCTACAATAGCTAGATATAATAAAAAATCTGGAGCATTTCGCTCTTTTAAAACATCTTTGATTATAGCTGCGTGTTTATACTCTTTAGTTATAGTATTTATAAATTCTTGCTTTGTTGTATTCATTCTATTATTTTTTAATAACAAAAAATACTCATTATTAACATATTTAGGCTCAATATCAAGCTCTTTTAATATTCTAATCTCCTTTTGAGAATTATCATTCCAAACCATAAATCCAAATGAATAACTAAAACTCAAAAGTGTTAATAAAAATATTGATAATACTCTCATTTTTCTCCTTAAATTCCAAATAATCTATTTGCATTTTGTGTAGTTAAATTCTCTACCTCATCTCTACTCATACCTAAAATACCAGTCATCTTATCAGCTACATATGTTGTAAATGCTGGCTCATTTCTTTTGCCTCTATGTGGTTCAGGCGTAAGATATGGAGCATCAGTCTCAAGCACAAGCCTATCAAGTGGGATTTTAGGCAAAATTTCAACCAATTTTTTACCATTTTTAAAAGTCAAAACTCCACCTATACCATAATAAAATTTACTACTTAACTCAAGCAATATAGGACTAGCATTAAAGCAGTGCAAAACTCCACCTACTAGCCTATCTTCGTACTCTTTTAATATTTTTAGACTATCTTCATTTGCATCTCTAATATGCACAATCAGCGGGAGCTTAAGCTCAATTGCTAAATTTATTTGAGAGATAAAAGCATCTTTTTGTTTAGCTTTATATCCATCTATATCATTATCAGGAAGCCTAAAATAATCCAGCCCACACTCTCCAATAGCTATGCATTTTGGATCTTTAGCAAACTGACGCAATACAGCCTCATCATAACCTTCAATCTCATATGGATGTACTCCAGCTGCAAAGTAGATATTTTCATTTGAATTTGCTATTTGTGCAGCTTTTGGTAAATCATTTATATCAGCACCAGGAATTATAATCTTATTTACCCCATTATCAAAGGCATTTTTTATCACACTATCAATATCATCATATCTAGCATCATCTAGATGGCAATGTGTATCTATAATCATAAAATTTCTACCCTATTTTTACCATTTATTTTGGCTTTTTGTAAGGCCATATAGCCTTTTATAATCGCTTGGTCAAATTTAAGCGAAGTATCAAAACTACAAACACCAACTGAAATTGTCGGCGAAATCTCTGAAGCTACTACAAGACTAGCTACTTTAGATCTAATTTGAGCCATAATTTTTATAGAATCATCAAAGCTAATATTATTTAAAACTACTCCAAACTCACCACCACTAAGCCTAGAGACAACCATTTTTTTTAGCTCACTTTTAAGCGTAGATGCTACATGGGTTATAACCCTATCGCATAGATCAAATCCAAATTTAGCATTTATATCTCTTAATCCATCTATATCTACAATAGCAATGCTAAATTCTGCTTTTTGCTCTGCTAAATTTTTAATATAATTAAAAAAATAACGCCTATTAAATAACTT of Campylobacter vicugnae contains these proteins:
- a CDS encoding TatD family hydrolase, translated to MIIDTHCHLDDARYDDIDSVIKNAFDNGVNKIIIPGADINDLPKAAQIANSNENIYFAAGVHPYEIEGYDEAVLRQFAKDPKCIAIGECGLDYFRLPDNDIDGYKAKQKDAFISQINLAIELKLPLIVHIRDANEDSLKILKEYEDRLVGGVLHCFNASPILLELSSKFYYGIGGVLTFKNGKKLVEILPKIPLDRLVLETDAPYLTPEPHRGKRNEPAFTTYVADKMTGILGMSRDEVENLTTQNANRLFGI